CGGCTTTCGAGGGCACCTACTTCGTCACCTATGTGATACCCAGCACCATCGTGGTCATGGGCGGCACGCTGGCCAGCCAGCTCGCGACGGCCCTGAAGACGGCCCGCGAGCTCACGGCCACCCTGGACAAACGCGTGGCGGAGCGCACTGAGGCTCTCACGCTCGCGAACCAGCGCTTGGAGGAGCTGTCCACCACGGACAGCCTGACGGGCCTGGCCAACCGCCGCCATTTCGACGACATCCTCGCCAAGGAGTGGCAGCGCGCGCGCCGCCTCCGCCATCCGCTGGCGCTGCTCATGATCGACGTCGACCATTTCAAGCAGTTCAACGACACCTACGGCCATCTCGCGGGCGACGACTGCCTGCGCCAGGTGGCCCAGATACTGAAGCAGCGCCTGCTGCGCGGCAGCGACACCGCGGCGCGTTTCGGCGGCGAGGAGTTCGCCGTCATCACCAGCATGGATCTGGAGGGCGCGCTCCACATCGCCGAGCTGATCCGGCAGGACGTCGAGAACCACCCCGTCTCCGTCGATGGCGTGGATGCCGTCCACGTCTCCGTCAGCATCGGCCTGTCGGCACTGGTGCCGGACGGCAGCCGCTCGCCGGCGCAGCTGATATCGCTGGCCGATGAGGCGCTCTACCGCGCCAAGCGCGCGGGGCGCAACTGCGTGCGCGCCGCTGCCGCGCAGTGCGTGGCAGCCTGACTCAGCGGTGTGCGTCCGGGCCAGGCGCCTGCAGCGCGTGCCTGGCGGTTTCCACGAAATGGCTGATCAGCGGGGGAGTCCGATTCCCGGTTCCAGCACAGGTGCACCTCGGGCCCCACCGCAGGGGGCTCGCGCAAAGGCTTGAACGCCAGGTTTTCCATGCGGATGCGCGTGCATGTCTCGGGCACCAGGGCCAGGCCCAGGCCGGCCGCCACCATGGCCACCACGGCATGCGTCTGCGTGGCGCGCTGCACGAACCGCGGGGCGACGTGCGCGTGGTGCAGGATCTCCTCCACCATGGAGTTGAAGTAGGGCGCATTGCGCAAATCGAAGCCGATGAAGGGCACGCCGTCGCAATCGGACAGCGCAATGCGGTCGCACAGCGCCAGCGGGTGCGATTGCGGCACGGCCACCACCAGGGATTCGCGCAGGAGGCAGTGCGAGCGCAGAGGTGCCTTGATGGGCACGGGCCTGAGCACGCCCAGGTCGAGCCTTTGCTGGCGCAGCGCCACGATCTGCTCCGTGGAGACCATTTCCAGAAGCTCCAGTTCCACGAGGGGGTAGCGCTGCCGGTAGGCGGCGATCACCCGGGGGACCGCCTCATACGCCGCCGCCGCCGTGTACCCGATGCGCAGTACGCCGTGGTAGCCCTTCGCGGCGGCCTGGGCGGCCGAGACGGCGTTCTCATGTATGAAATCGGCCTCCATCACTTGTCTGAAGGGCGCTTGCAGCTATCGAATCAGGTGCAACCTGCCTCTTCGCGGACCGGCACGGCCTACAGGCGGCGCAGCCGCGTAAGCGCCTCGCGCAGCGTCTCGTCCTTCTTGGCGAAGCAAAAGCGCACCACGCGCTGGTCGAAGCCGTCGCCGTAGAAGGCCGACAGCGGGATGGCCGCCACGCCGATCTCGCGCGTGAGCCACTGGCAGAAGTCGGCTTCGCCGAGGTCGCTCACGGCCGAGATGTCAACGCACTGGAAGTAGCTGCCCGTGCTGGGCAAAAGCCTCAGGCGCGAGCCTTCGAGCCCCTGGCGGAACAGGTCGCGCTTGGCCTGGTAGAAGGCGGGCAGCTGCAGGTAGGGCGCGGGGTTGCCCAGGTAGTCGGCCAGCCCGTACTGCATGGGCGTGTTGACGGTGAACACGTTGAACTGGTGCACCTTGCGGAACTCGGCCGTGAGAGGCGCGGGCGCGGCCACGGTACCTATCTTCCAGCCGGTGACGTGGAAGGTCTTGCCGAAGCTGGAGACGATGAACGCGCGATCGGCCAGGCCGGGAAAGCGCGCGGCGCTCTGGTGCTCGGCGCCGTCGAAGACCATGTGCTCGTACACCTCGTCGCTGATGAGCAGGATGCCGGTGGGGGCGAGCAGCTCTTCCAGGGCGCGCATGTCCTCGGCCGTCCAGACGGTGGCGCTGGGGTTGTGCGGCGTATTGGCGATGATGAGGCGCGTGCGCGGCGTGATGGCGGCGGAAATCCTGGCGAAGTCGGGGCGGAAGCTCCCGGGCGTGAGCGGCACGCGCACGACCACGCCGCCCGCGAGCTCGATGTTGGGCACGTAGCTGTCGTAGCAGGGCTCCAGCACGATGACCTCGTCGCCCGGCTGCACGCAGGCCAGGATGGCGGTGAGGATCGCCTGGGTGGCGCCGGCGGTGATGGTGATTTCGCTGTTCGGGCAATACCGGCGCGCGTGAAGCGTTTCTATTTTCGAAGCAACGGCTTCGCGCAGCGCCGGCACGCCGACCATGGGCGGGTACTGGTTGTGGCCGGTCTGCATGGCGCGGGTGACGGCGTCCACCAGGGCCGGGTCGCAGGCGAAGTCGGGGAAGCCCTGTCCCAGGTTGACGGCCTTGTGCTCGGCGGCCAGGGCCGACATGACGGTGAAGATGGTGGTGCCCACGTTGGGCAGGCGGCTGGGGAAGGTGGG
This region of Alicycliphilus denitrificans K601 genomic DNA includes:
- a CDS encoding pyridoxal phosphate-dependent aminotransferase, with translation MTTPTFPSRLPNVGTTIFTVMSALAAEHKAVNLGQGFPDFACDPALVDAVTRAMQTGHNQYPPMVGVPALREAVASKIETLHARRYCPNSEITITAGATQAILTAILACVQPGDEVIVLEPCYDSYVPNIELAGGVVVRVPLTPGSFRPDFARISAAITPRTRLIIANTPHNPSATVWTAEDMRALEELLAPTGILLISDEVYEHMVFDGAEHQSAARFPGLADRAFIVSSFGKTFHVTGWKIGTVAAPAPLTAEFRKVHQFNVFTVNTPMQYGLADYLGNPAPYLQLPAFYQAKRDLFRQGLEGSRLRLLPSTGSYFQCVDISAVSDLGEADFCQWLTREIGVAAIPLSAFYGDGFDQRVVRFCFAKKDETLREALTRLRRL
- a CDS encoding LysR substrate-binding domain-containing protein; this encodes MEADFIHENAVSAAQAAAKGYHGVLRIGYTAAAAYEAVPRVIAAYRQRYPLVELELLEMVSTEQIVALRQQRLDLGVLRPVPIKAPLRSHCLLRESLVVAVPQSHPLALCDRIALSDCDGVPFIGFDLRNAPYFNSMVEEILHHAHVAPRFVQRATQTHAVVAMVAAGLGLALVPETCTRIRMENLAFKPLREPPAVGPEVHLCWNRESDSPADQPFRGNRQARAAGAWPGRTPLSQAATHCAAAARTQLRPARLAR